In the Uranotaenia lowii strain MFRU-FL chromosome 1, ASM2978415v1, whole genome shotgun sequence genome, TCAATGTGTTTTGGTCGGAAGTCAGCCATGATGCCATTTcactatagacactataatttcatatagtctggcaaagagaatgacgggagccaatcgaactgtcattcgcgcggagccaatcgagcaaactttctaaatattggaaaacCGTGGTTGGAGTATTGAGATTTACAAAGCTTTTCTGACGTTTTTCTAACATATACTTAAgttatttatcataatttttactatttttgttCACCTATAGATTTtaatgattgaaatatttttcaaaagcgaTTTCGAGTTgaagtgacaaaaatagcatGTAATTTACGAATCttagaaactattttttattttgctactggagagagttatgaagagcttgaacattatcatagaatgctcgattggctccgcgcgaatgacagttcgattggctcccgtcattctctttgccagactatatgaaattatagtgtctatacatttcaccaacgacgtttataatttttttatctaaacgcacagtaatgtcaatttgttccaccgctcgagttcgcattggccgcgttcgccaattcgcatcgctctcactatgtcatcggcctaacaTCACCCACTTTTGAAGAAAGGTTCCCTCGAAGAAGGTTCCCCGAAAAAGGTTTTTCCGAAGAAGGTTCCCCGAAGAAAATTTTCCCGAAGAAAATTttcccgaagaaggttttcTCGAAGAAGGCTTTCCCGAAGAAGGTTCCTCGAAGAAGGTTTCTCGAAGAAGCTTCCTCGAAGAAGGTTACCAGAAGAAGGATTTCCCATAAGAAGGATTTCCCATAAGAAGGTTTTCTCGAAGAAGGCTTCCCCGAATAAGGTTCCTCGAAGGTTTCCCAGTAGAAAGTTTTCCCGAAGAAGGCTTTCCGAAGAAGGTTTCCCCGAAGAATGTTTTTCCGAAGAAGGTTCTTCCAAGAAGCTTTTCCCTAAGGTTTTCCCCGAAATCAATAATAAGCGCTAAACTTGAGCGCAATGGAAAGCGGATCACCACAAACGCTGATTTCAGGCAGCCCGTTGGAGCGAAAGAAGGCGCAAATCACGACACGGCTATAGAATAAAAtatggtgtccggtcatagacaacttgcatttttttttaattttccttgtTATTCTTATATATTCTCTTCTGTtctgccgttggaagcataattgtcacatggtGCAAaaagcaaagcgagaaaaacgcaatcaaagtttcacaaaaacactttgCTGTTATCGCACAGTTTCGCAATTTTTGACTTCAATGCCATAGAtctctattattcctatcatttGACTTCAATGCCGTAGATATTCCTGTCATATGAgcctcgataatttttttttcgaaaataaactgttttttcaatgaaaatccttGTGTGACATTTATGCCGCGAAATTCTACGAATAGTCGAAAAATGGACGCATTTTGTCACACCAAGAACATTCTCCCAGTAAGTAGTTGTTTGTTTTGGTATTTCGTGTGTGGCTCTTGTGTTTTATTCGTGAATGGAAGCTTAAATTGCAAACATCAGGAATAAAGAACCGTTTCCTACAGATGAGATAGTTTTTCCTAGAGCCCTCTGATCATTCGCAAGTATCGCGTACATTTTTCGTATTccacttaattttttattggaagtagaagagttttgagatgtattggaaaagaaagtgaataaaaatctgaaatcgttttttttattacacatgttagaagttgaaaaaccgcttaactgggcggaggatggtaaaattttactttcgtATACTTCCCGTGATGTCATACATTCATCAAAATATATTTAGGTATTTATATTCTACGTTTCATAttggttttttgttatttatatttCCAGGGTTGCAAAATTTGTAACCAAGAGTTCAAACAGAAGATCAACCTCCATCAACACATCTTGGAGAGTCATCCCGAGGTTGAAAGGAACAAGGCAAGTTCTTCGTCTTCCTGTAAATCATGTCAACAAACTTTCGACAATCCCGGTCTGCTTggagagcatttaaaaaattacgattgtataatttttattctATGCTGTTCGTGTGGAGAACGTTTCGATAATAATTCAAAACATGTTGATCACGTTCATCAGTGCCGTTTGCTTTCACAAACAGTAGGACAAGATGAATACGGATATGATGTGTTTGATCAGGAAGGCGTAACGTCGTCTTCCCAATTGCGGAATCCTCAGAATTGCCCAGTTTGCAATAAACAATACAATAATGTGAGTTTAAACTAGAATAGTTATTTGTCGATCGGTCATTTGCTAAGTATAACTATACTTTTCAGTATTATAACGTATTGCGTCATATGGAAGCAAAACATCCTAATCAGTTGCCTCAAATCTATCAGTGCTGTAAATGTTCTGAAGGATTTCCCAGGCAAACGGAGCTACGAGATCATATGCAAAGCACACATGGTGAAAGTGCTTCAAGACATTCAAAGCAACAGAGTTCCGTTCAGGAACAGGTTTTAACGGGCAATAAAACACGTTTCAGTTGCATGGAGTGCGATAAACCATTTTCTCAAATGGGAGATTGGATTGATCATCAACATTTAGAACATGGTAGTTTTATATGTTTAAAGTGTGACTTCCGTTGTAACACCCGGGATCCGTTTATCAAACATTGTTTTAAAGACCATAATAATTTCACTCCTGTTACAAAGGTGCAGCTCTATTCCTGTCAGCAATGTTCAAACACCTACAGTTCTATTGACGCTTTGCAAGGACACATAAAGGGACAACACACAACGAAGGTCGACGAtgtgataaaccaaaaaaacgaagaaaaagaTTTGGTGAAAGTATCCAATTCATCAACCGGCAGTGGTTTAGATGAAAATAACAGCATGGCTGTACATCGTAAAACTCTCAACTGTGGGTTGtgtgattttgttttgacaGATATCGATGCTCTTCGTCAGCACATGAGCGAAATTCATGGAATGGATAAAAAGTTCTTCTACTGCAATCAGTGTAATGCGAAGTTTATGAACGATAAAGGCCTTCGTGTTCATTTGTTCCGCCAACATGGTATCCGTGATGATATACACGCCAATAATTTAGGTATATCCTTACTGAACCCATTAACTTTCATACATCAGGGTGCACTAATAGCTGACGAAACGGTAGGGATCGATAGTGCTCCAGCAGCATTCGAATGTCAAGTGTGCCATACAGTGTATATGACGAACGAAGACTTAAATACTCACACTCAAGCCGTTCACAGCAATTTGGAGAGGTaaacaattattcttttttaatcGTATAGCTATATCTAACAATAGGATcttcattatttgaaatattatgaaGTAATCGATCCGATTCCTTTATGATTGATAAATGTTagttttttctctctttcaGACTGCCGGAAACCAGCGCACCACAAATTCAGTTATGGTTTCAATGTCGCTATTGTTCCGAATGCTTCAACACCAGTAAAAGACTCAGTATGCATATGAATACGCACGAAGAATATGATCAAACCGACCATTCTTGTAAAGATTGTGGAGGTGTTTATAGTACTAAAAAATCTCTCTGGGTCCACCGGTACAAAAAACATCCTAAAGTACCGAACCCATCAAGCTGCGAATTGTGTTCAAAAACGTTTTTCGATAAAACAGAGCTGTCCTATCATTCCTTACATGCGCATAGCGAAACAACTGTCGGTAGTAGGAATGCAGACAATTTACGTATCTCTTCTCTCGACGGTGGTCAATCATCACGTGCTCCTCCAGGCCGGACTCAAGAGGAAGCTACCTATCAGTGCGATATGTGTCAAAAGACTTTTCATATTCTGAACGCTTTGCAAGTGCATAGGGGCTGGCACTTTCGGTCACCAGATGGAAGAAAGGTTCGCAATCCAATTGACATATGGCAACCAGATCAATTAGCCCCGAGTAAAGTAAAGCGGCTGTCACAATCTCATCGCTCGCCGTCTACTTACGCTATAGCAGGTGTAGTAAACATTTGTTATTTTCCAATACTtatgttttattacaaaatttgaatgtaATACGTTCAGCAGACTTTCAAAATgattacatattttcaaaattgcatatttaagACAAAAGTGCTTGATAGTGTAGAAGCTATTTCACAAATTATCTAAATATGTACACATTATTTTATTGTAACAAGATAAATAATCCCCAGTTTCTTCTCTAATTTTTAGCTGTTGATAAAAGTCATAAGCACGCGGAGGCTGAAGTACAACTTAACGTTAAGCAGTTGAGTGGTTCTGAATTgccaaataataacaaattgaACGAGCGGTCTGATATGCAAAAAGCGATTGAAGAGAAAAATTTCAGTATGAAAACTGAGCAAAGGTAATATAGCGAACGTAGCAAAAGTAACTTTTGTTGAATGATTTTAAACATAACTATTTTAGGAACGTAAACGAGTTTGAAGATACAGATGAAACTAAGTCAAAGTTCGCAGAACACAACCACATGGAAAGCGCGGTTTGCTCGAAGAGTGAGGTTGCAAATATTTCACAATACTCTTGTGAGTTGTGTCTATTACATTTTACATCGGCAAATGCACTTCGACAACACGTGTCAGAACATTTCGTCAACGGTGGATTTGAGGCCAGTATTCAAGTGTCCAACAAAGCGAAAGAACACAGAAGCAGTCCTACAGATTCAACAAGCTCGAGCATTGGAAGTAGCAGCAGTGACACGTCTAGTAGCGAAGACACATGTGATACTGAGAAAAAGGTTGAGCATCATAATGCTAACGTACGTTACAATCCCAATACGTAGGTGACTCTTAAAAGTCTTCACGGAAATAAAATATTACTAGGTTGGTACCCACGTTCATATCTCAATTTCCTTTAGATATCTTCGAATTATCCACTTGTTCTGTTACTCGCGCATTTGCTAACACCATGGATCCGGAATACggtttcaaagatttaaaaaacatgtttattttTCGGCTGGAATTTTTAACCACAAGCAACAACTTACAGATTTCTCATTTATTCTCAGTGAAATCACTGATAAACTAAAGAAAAGTAATATACATGTGataatggggcttattctgcgaggcgagtgacgtgaaGTGACTTGGTTTTTTATAGTCACCGTATTCTAGCAGGCGAATgccgtgacttgaatgaacttttggtgacttgaatgaactttttttactgtcaccgtattctcagaggcgaatggcgtgactcaAGTCGATGCCAAGTGACTTTTGGAGTCGTAACCTATTTCGCAAGTGACTCGATAGGAAACAAAGTGGAAGgccaaaaaaacataagaactTGGAacggaaattttatcaaatcattcaATGCTTATAATAAAAACTTGTAACATGAACCCTAACTCCAAATTACGTTCTTTTCCAGCAGCAAATGCAACAGCGGGGGTCGTATGCCGCCGGctgataggtttttttttcaacgactCGAAACAGACAAATGGTCGATGTGTCTGCTTAACGCAACCAAAAGCTTTGCGGTAACTTTTACACTCCTAAGTTGATAATTTCATtcagtaaataaaaaatcagatgattctcgttaatttattttttttatttcgcgtTCGATTTTCTTTTACCGTCCTCTTTGTCGTTCATCGAAATTAAGGTTCCAACGGCCTAGAACCGCAGCTCCGGATCCGACGAGGGATCTAGTATTCGCAGTGCTTATTTCTCCCGCTGGATGTTCATGGTGCTGGAACATTTCCGAGAAACTGCAAATCTCCGGCCACTGGTTGATGCTATCGTCGTCGATTAGATTCTTGGTAATCTACACCACCATCTCTAGCGGAGTCTGCTGTTCGAGATGTTAATTCGATTCCGGCGGCAGTGTTGTAGAACTCCTAAAACTCGGCCCAGAACAGTCGCCGTAACAGAATCGTGGCCATGACCCGGGCATCCTCGGTCATCTACGAGTCCTGGATGGCCCCTAGCAGATGTGTCACCTTGCCTCCGAACGGTAGATTGTTGAAGGCCTTCCGGGCCCGGAtgtttgccgttttttttttcgtttgtttttggaACCGTCGGGTTTCGGTACTTTGACAGTTCGGTGGGTTCATGCGAATGAACTCAGTGGCAAAAACCCATGGAATGTAATGGGAGGTGATGCGaatatttacttttaaaattaatggtAATCAAAACAGACGGAGTTGTTACTTTTTTGTTGATAAGAGTGGTTGAaatcattgtaaaaaaaaagtttaatacttggcaaacaaatcgaaatgcgctcacattcaaaatttataaaaagatgTGAAAAATTGTTCAGGAAACTGATCTGATTTGCTTCACCTGAGTATGAACGAACGTTGGGCAATAGTCATTCCGGATGAATTTCAAAGAACTGTCAATCAATGAAATTAACTTGATTTTTGAGGTAGGCAATTCATGTTTTTGTATATGTATtagtatttcaaaaacttttcaatttcattgaaacgaGTTTCATATgttattatgcatgcagaaaaaatccaaaatatgagcgctaataatcatagcagctttgcctactagcgacacgtcgcatacgtcgcgacgttgaaaataacaacgacgcagcgcgagtttcctagaagacttgaagcatgcgaatgatggcctaaggaaaatgtacagtaaataacataaataaagAGACTACATACAAAGAGGCGCAGtctgatcccttttgaaataaCAAGCTTGCAACCAtgctgtagggctgcctttaagactgcttggttttgctcgattggaatgacactgacagaaaatcgaaaattccaatcgtgacatttcgtctctttgtttactataggctcgttaaacataaacaatgttcgagtactgcatcgaaatcgcctactggactgaaaaaagaaaaacaaacctgcgaatgacaggaatctcgctagtaaaaaagcgtcgatagtcctactgtcgctattcggtttggtgctatacacataatacactatttttttaaattaaattttttacgtTCTTGAGGTATAACTTAACAGACTGAATTTATTCAAGCAGTATATTTGTGTCGCATTTATTacacaattgtcaaaaaaaaaaaagtttttcaaactctATAAAACTGCAAACGGAGTTTTTCACGAtgtgatgtaaaaaaaacaaacatattcAAGAAAACAAATACCAACAAGCTTTTGATCCAAAGAAATGTCAAGGGTTATGGATAACttgatttttaaggtttaatagTTCGcttgtttgtatttgtattaGTAAGCTAtcaataaaattgttacggATCTGAAATCCTAATGTGAAATATAAgttcaaaaatcattaaatttgaattcataatgCCAATCGGTTCTGGCATATTTCCATCTTGATCtaatgttaattttaaatatttaaaatattttgtacatatCTTTTTGATTGaacaggaaattttccgaaaagtatacaaaaacgaacaaaaccaaaacaactttgaaacgaatttttttcaaaaacagttaCAACAACTTATAATACTCCTCTGGATTTGTGTACCTTTAATGCAATTTGAAATTAGTAAATCTGAATTATGAGTCTATATGCATATCTGAATCCAACGCTGACATTTTAACGTTCAATCTGAAATATGGTTTTTATATGAGGTCCTTCATTTTTAATTAACATAAACTTTAATCACAATTTTCTCAATTGACCTTCTaaataaaatgtaatttcagatctgagttttcattttgagtttgatttttgaatttgttatttttgaaattatttagttatttaagtattatgaattttgaatctaaatctgaaattgaacaAGTTAATAAATGCAAATGGTAAAGATAATTGGTATTCCATTTAGGTTTAGttgaaagaaaaagtgaatgtgacgtcatccaagaaattgaatatcacTCCACCTTCTTTAAATGTTCTTAAATGTTTGACAGTTCGCATGGTGAACCAGATGAAACTGGTTCATTTCCACTGAAACTTCAAAATGAACTATTTGCCTCCGAAGCAATGAactagtcaccgtgagtgagtcgcctctcggaataccccgactagagtcacgtgactacgactaatgtgactccgagtcacttcattcgcctcgcagaataaggcccaaTGCCTCCCTAATCAAGCTTGTCAGCCAtcatgatagaattgggaatgtttttcgcttttgttttttatgtCATCTTAGGTACTTACTTTATTTTAATGGTAAattattgcggaaattgcacctatttagactcctgtgcaaataatttccacgcagaaatattttcgcactgacgcacacatagacaacccgtgtcagtttttcaaatcagccgttgctcgcttctgattttcgaatcacatttccaaacggcataatcgttattgttttggcgaaatttattatgaaatgcATGCGAACCAAgaagttgaataacaaaaattgaccgatcaacaaatgaaaagaaacgaacagaaaacagaattatgtacattcgggtacaagaatgtacagaacaaataaatcatgcattattcgggcgtttttcgaattactgaAGAATTAGCCAAAATATTATGGATTCacttacaatttttactgacacaccagtcgcaattatttttaattcaattttatccaaagatgtaaagaatatcgatatgtgtcattgtctatgtataggtcTGTGAGCAGATTTACTGCGCGCAAAATATTTgcacgggggtctaaataggtgcaatctgcgcagtttgttgaagacggcacggtgcgtatgaaagttgattttttgataGAAATAATTTCAAGTAACTGAACTttgatgttggtccttttttcatatagtcccttttcaacttttagcacatgatagtttatataaagaatgtgatgatgttagtgagtgcggaattgttacctgtcaaatcagattctctcaatagtctaaaaattcatgcaattgacaatattTCTGCacatacacacaaaactttcggggctccacttagcaaaatttcactgttactttccgttagcaaaaatattttttaccgtcgatttagcaaaaagctaaatttacttgattttagtagttttaaagttaatcttgcttgattttagtaaaacaaaGGTTGTTTAGCCGCTTTGTGtacagacagcagccgccgcgtgttgggaagaaaaaaaaactgacacgATTGAGCGCGGTTCCGAAAGTTCGATTCTGGTGGTTCTAAAGGTGGCTAAGTCAACTACGATATACTAGCCTAATCGACGCCGGAAGCGTACAGGTAGGATCAATTATAAATTATACAGATTTTCctactttttaatttcaaaactgtttattatttttctaccaggttacaactttaaaaagaaatccTCAACAGTCTGGAAATGGAAGGGGCcgagattgaaaattcaacgaGCTCCATCCGACACACAACTTAGTGCATTCGTTGGTAAGAATGGCATTGCATTTCGCTCGCCGGAAAGTGCGTCCCCAGGATCGGAACTTCTGTTCTAcaaagtgttatttttttttggaaaagtgtgaacaataaattaaaagtgaattttttttttgtttatttgtgacactttaccaacgctttggcattcgtgtcaaattaaaagtgaatgaaatttgagtattgtatttaataatcaaacattcCCCCTAAATCTCCAGAGAAAAgcccataattttttaaatttcaggtcTGGCgatctttttctccggtttttgctagaaaagggagcaaaaattgcggcggctaaatttttctctcgtttgctaaaattttagttcgaaaaaattgctaaattgattgctaagattttagctggtcaaatttgagcaaaattttgctaattttcggcctcgaaagttttgtgtgtacacacaaaactttcgaggctccacttagcaaaattttgttgttaCTTTCGATTAGCAAAAAGGATTATTTTACTAATGTGATAGCAAAAAGCAAATTTTGCTTCTTTTTAGTAATTAAAAAGGCAATTTTACTTGATATTAGTAAAACGAAGATTTTCTAGCCGCTTTGTTTatagacagcagccgccgccagttgggggaaaaataataaactgaCGCGATAAGGTGCGGTTCTGAAAGCGCGATGCTAGTGGTCCTAGCGGTGGCAAAATGATAGCCAGATCAATTCCGGATGCGAACAGGTAAGGGCCGATCAAGTAGTGTACAGATTTTCCGATATTCGAAttgtaaaattgtttgttttttttttcaaccaggtttCAATTTCCGACAAGATTGACGGGTTTTTTACAACAGTTCGGAAGTGGACAACTGGAGTTTCAACGCACTGCATCAGGCACAATCATCGATGCATGAATGACGATCGGTCGCTTGGGGTTTCATTAGCCGGAAGGTGCGTTTCCAGGATccaaacattttatgaaaagtgttagtgaaaggtgttttgaaaaatataaataaattcaaagtgATGTTATCCGAGCAATCTTTTAAATAATCGAATATTCCCTCGAAATTTGCagatacaaacataaaaaattgaaatttcagattctgcaggatttttttcactggtttttgctaaaattttagtaaaacatGCAGGCGGcttatttttctctaatttgctaaaatttgagcagaaaaaaattgctaaattgattgctaaatttctagctggtcaaatttgagcaaaattttgctaaatttcggcctcgaaagttttgtgtgtacacacaaaactttcgaggccggaaattagcaaaaatttgctcaaatttgaccagctagaaacttagcaatcaatttagcaaatttttcgaactaaaattttagcaaacgagagaaaaatttagccgccgcaACTTTTGCTCACTATTTAGCAAAACCGGTAAAAAAAAGCCCcggatctgaaatttcaaaatttattgttttttctctgcAAATTCCGAGGGATGTtcgattaataaataaaaataacgaataaattaactttaaatttatttttcacgtttttcGGAACTTCATTTACCACTTTTCGTTAAATTGCCAAAGGTCGACCCTCATCAATGAAGCACCTGAGTTGTGCCGGATGCAGCGCGTTGACATGCCAGTAGTAGTCTCTCTTTATTTCGAACTGTTGCGAAAAAACCGTCGTGTTTGCCGGAACCTGGtaggaaaaacaaacaattttgaatctaaaaatCGGAAAATATGTTCACTCCAAGTTCGGCCCTTACCTGCAGCATCCGGTTTCGCCATTTGGCCACCATTTCTTCGTTGAATCAGCCACCAAACGAACCGCAAGCATCCAATTACCGGAACCGCACTGGTTCACTTTGGTTTGTTGTTTTCCCCCAACtggcggcggctgctgtctgtaCACAAAGCGGCTAGAAAACTTTCATgttactaaaatcaagcaaaatgaacTTTCTTTTTGCTagaatcaagtaaatttagctttttgctaactcaacagtaaaaaattatttttgctaacggaaagtaacagcaaatttttgctaagtggagcctcgaaagttttgtgtgtacacacaaaattttcgaggctccacttagcaaaaatattggGTTACTTTCGATTAGCAATAAGGGTTGTTTTACTTACGCGATagcaaaattgttattttgcttgattttggtAAAAACGCAGCCTAGTTAGCCGCTTCGTTCGAAAAGCAGCCGCCGTCTTCGAGAACAAAAAGTTCGACGCGAATCAGTGCGGTTGAGTAAATTAGATGCTGGCGGAACCTGCGGAGACTGGGCTGACAATAACGACGGAATGGAAGCCCGGTCAACATTGCTGCATGTGATGGACAGTTGGATGCGGAAATGGTGGATAAATTCACATCGGGAGCGGACAGGTAAGAGCAGATTTGGCCAATGGAAAGTccggttttaaatttgaaaaattctttgttttcttTCTACAGGTTGCTGCTGCCGGCGATAATAGACAGCATTGCCATCAGGATGATCGACAAGAAGGAAGCCAATCTGGACGCATCGGTTTTCCGCTTGGCGGATGGTCAGCTACCACGGCCAAGTGCGGTTTTGTTTTTTAGTGAAGAAAGTGTtaattgtaattaaaaaaaaggtgtcaaataaattaagtgaaaaaaattggtattctATTTTATAAACAGATATTTCCCCTGAATTTCctggaaaaatggaaatttcaaatccaatagGATCTTTTctaccggtttttgctaaaaaagtgagcaaaaattgcggcggctaaatttttctctcgtttgctaaaattcgagttaaaaaaatttgctaaaatgattgctaagtttctagctggtcaaatttgagcaaaattttgctaatttctggcctcgaaaattttgtgtgtagattTAATGAAAGGTTACTCGGAAAATTTAAGTTCATTGTGAGATAAATTGGGAAACatatacacacaaaactttcggggctccacttagcaaaatttcgctgttactttccgttagcaaaaatatttttttactgttgagttagcaaaaagctaaattttgcttgattttagtaaaacgaaggttttctaGCCGCTTTGGAAGAAAAACAGCGCGCGTTGCCGAAAGTTCGATGTTGGTGGTTCTAGAGGTGGCTAAGTCAACAACTAAATACTAACCAAATCGACACCGGATGCGTACAGGTAGGGGCCGATTATGAATTGTAcagattttccgatttttaattcaaaattgtttgtttgtttttcttccgaCC is a window encoding:
- the LOC129749786 gene encoding zinc finger protein hangover isoform X1; protein product: MNPKNCCRLCLAPETECVHIFNNFAADKQRLDKKIYSCVHLQVVPEDSLSANICHACISYLNSWQSFKNRCDAADRKLRNNSNQDVSSRECSSECTASNLDQVKKIGANCALENGSAKEKNGVNSDTIQQLEKLRENGINIILASANSIKSKVELDPIKNEPQSEGENEERDAVQELDSSQFFAESLDTNSKDLGNSFDVDYKSTVQGCLKTLFESERDQRQQIAACSVCDITFSNRANARRHERNIHGLVQIQHNEGEETASICTSTGIPRIDLKQKIKMRLKSQNESYDYSNPIKYSHLVTPNKLAFILNNAEFLQQAQLMSCNCCNKRYPSYKYFMSHMRKKYRNLPRNVCFKCLRQFGSKGQFIGHLKRKSCINLYAVVMADESLSRMASEKVKSIDPFTDEAANNKSYGCKICNQEFKQKINLHQHILESHPEVERNKASSSSSCKSCQQTFDNPGLLGEHLKNYDCIIFILCCSCGERFDNNSKHVDHVHQCRLLSQTVGQDEYGYDVFDQEGVTSSSQLRNPQNCPVCNKQYNNYYNVLRHMEAKHPNQLPQIYQCCKCSEGFPRQTELRDHMQSTHGESASRHSKQQSSVQEQVLTGNKTRFSCMECDKPFSQMGDWIDHQHLEHGSFICLKCDFRCNTRDPFIKHCFKDHNNFTPVTKVQLYSCQQCSNTYSSIDALQGHIKGQHTTKVDDVINQKNEEKDLVKVSNSSTGSGLDENNSMAVHRKTLNCGLCDFVLTDIDALRQHMSEIHGMDKKFFYCNQCNAKFMNDKGLRVHLFRQHGIRDDIHANNLGISLLNPLTFIHQGALIADETVGIDSAPAAFECQVCHTVYMTNEDLNTHTQAVHSNLERLPETSAPQIQLWFQCRYCSECFNTSKRLSMHMNTHEEYDQTDHSCKDCGGVYSTKKSLWVHRYKKHPKVPNPSSCELCSKTFFDKTELSYHSLHAHSETTVGSRNADNLRISSLDGGQSSRAPPGRTQEEATYQCDMCQKTFHILNALQVHRGWHFRSPDGRKVRNPIDIWQPDQLAPSKVKRLSQSHRSPSTYAIAAVDKSHKHAEAEVQLNVKQLSGSELPNNNKLNERSDMQKAIEEKNFSMKTEQRNVNEFEDTDETKSKFAEHNHMESAVCSKSEVANISQYSCELCLLHFTSANALRQHVSEHFVNGGFEASIQVSNKAKEHRSSPTDSTSSSIGSSSSDTSSSEDTCDTEKKVEHHNANVRYNPNT
- the LOC129749786 gene encoding zinc finger protein hangover isoform X2, giving the protein MNPKNCCRLCLAPETECVHIFNNFAADKQRLDKKIYSCVHLQVVPEDSLSANICHACISYLNSWQSFKNRCDAADRKLRNNSNQDVSSRECSSECTASNLDQVKKIGANCALENGSAKEKNGVNSDTIQQLEKLRENGINIILASANSIKSKVELDPIKNEPQSEGENEEGCKICNQEFKQKINLHQHILESHPEVERNKASSSSSCKSCQQTFDNPGLLGEHLKNYDCIIFILCCSCGERFDNNSKHVDHVHQCRLLSQTVGQDEYGYDVFDQEGVTSSSQLRNPQNCPVCNKQYNNYYNVLRHMEAKHPNQLPQIYQCCKCSEGFPRQTELRDHMQSTHGESASRHSKQQSSVQEQVLTGNKTRFSCMECDKPFSQMGDWIDHQHLEHGSFICLKCDFRCNTRDPFIKHCFKDHNNFTPVTKVQLYSCQQCSNTYSSIDALQGHIKGQHTTKVDDVINQKNEEKDLVKVSNSSTGSGLDENNSMAVHRKTLNCGLCDFVLTDIDALRQHMSEIHGMDKKFFYCNQCNAKFMNDKGLRVHLFRQHGIRDDIHANNLGISLLNPLTFIHQGALIADETVGIDSAPAAFECQVCHTVYMTNEDLNTHTQAVHSNLERLPETSAPQIQLWFQCRYCSECFNTSKRLSMHMNTHEEYDQTDHSCKDCGGVYSTKKSLWVHRYKKHPKVPNPSSCELCSKTFFDKTELSYHSLHAHSETTVGSRNADNLRISSLDGGQSSRAPPGRTQEEATYQCDMCQKTFHILNALQVHRGWHFRSPDGRKVRNPIDIWQPDQLAPSKVKRLSQSHRSPSTYAIAAVDKSHKHAEAEVQLNVKQLSGSELPNNNKLNERSDMQKAIEEKNFSMKTEQRNVNEFEDTDETKSKFAEHNHMESAVCSKSEVANISQYSCELCLLHFTSANALRQHVSEHFVNGGFEASIQVSNKAKEHRSSPTDSTSSSIGSSSSDTSSSEDTCDTEKKVEHHNANVRYNPNT